In Pseudomonas lalkuanensis, the following are encoded in one genomic region:
- a CDS encoding SDR family NAD(P)-dependent oxidoreductase produces the protein MQIDLGGKTAIISGSTGGIGLGIARQLAASGADVVIVGRNAASVDEAVAGIRAANGKARGVVADLGNAEGAQALFDAEPHADILVNNLGIYNDVDFYETHDQEWLDFYEINVLSGVRLARHYTPGMVQRGWGRVIFLSSESGVAIPAQMINYGVTKAANLAVSHGLAKRLAGTGVTVNAILPGPTFTEGVANLVADAVRQSGRTAREEADEFVRRERPSSIIQRVAEVDEVAALVTYVASPYSSATTGAALRVDGGVVDSMAI, from the coding sequence ATGCAGATCGATCTCGGCGGCAAGACCGCCATCATCAGTGGTTCCACCGGCGGCATCGGCCTGGGCATCGCCCGCCAGCTGGCCGCTTCCGGTGCCGACGTGGTCATAGTCGGGCGCAATGCCGCCTCCGTTGACGAAGCCGTGGCCGGCATCCGTGCCGCCAACGGCAAGGCCCGTGGCGTGGTCGCCGATCTCGGCAACGCCGAAGGCGCACAGGCGCTGTTCGACGCCGAGCCCCACGCCGACATCCTGGTGAACAACCTGGGCATCTATAACGACGTCGATTTCTATGAGACCCACGACCAGGAGTGGCTGGACTTCTACGAGATCAACGTGCTCTCCGGCGTGCGCCTGGCCCGCCACTACACCCCCGGCATGGTCCAGCGCGGCTGGGGCCGGGTGATTTTCCTGTCCTCGGAATCGGGCGTCGCCATTCCCGCACAGATGATCAACTACGGCGTCACCAAGGCCGCCAACCTCGCTGTCTCCCACGGCCTGGCCAAGCGCCTGGCGGGCACCGGCGTCACCGTCAACGCCATCCTCCCCGGCCCGACCTTCACCGAAGGCGTGGCGAATCTCGTGGCCGACGCCGTACGCCAGTCCGGCCGCACCGCGCGCGAGGAAGCGGATGAATTCGTGCGCCGCGAGCGCCCCAGCTCCATCATCCAGCGGGTGGCCGAGGTGGACGAAGTCGCCGCACTGGTGACCTACGTCGCCTCGCCCTACTCTTCCGCGACCACCGGAGCCGCCTTGCGCGTAGATGGTGGCGTGGTGGACAGCATGGCCATCTGA
- a CDS encoding LysR substrate-binding domain-containing protein — protein sequence MLDLRQLRYFVAVAEVEHVGKAAEQLHISQSPLSRQIAQLEERLGLQLFERSQQRLRLTSDGRTFLHEAKALLKHAERLESLGRRLGRGETGGLCIGYVSHAIHAGVLPEALRHVREERPGIHIALYNLSAREQFEGLRQRSLDIALVCEPPAEDDPDLLAAPVFDDPLHLALPLDHPLADKPVILPADLHEQDWIMVEGQLQPNGRERFLASCVAAGFTPQIRLEAAEPLSAIGLVSAGLGLALIQQSIGGERNPNVVLRELPWLGQSTGLWAAWHRVDLRPIVGDFREMVLAGAKV from the coding sequence ATGCTCGATCTCAGACAACTCCGTTATTTCGTCGCCGTGGCCGAAGTCGAGCACGTCGGAAAGGCGGCGGAGCAGCTGCACATTTCCCAGTCGCCGCTGAGCCGGCAGATCGCCCAGCTGGAGGAGCGCCTCGGCCTGCAGCTGTTCGAACGCAGCCAGCAGCGCCTTCGCCTGACCTCCGACGGGCGCACCTTCCTGCATGAGGCCAAGGCGCTGCTCAAGCACGCCGAGCGCCTGGAGTCCCTCGGCCGCCGCCTGGGCCGGGGCGAGACGGGCGGGCTGTGCATCGGCTACGTCAGCCATGCCATCCATGCCGGCGTGCTGCCCGAGGCGCTGCGCCATGTGCGCGAGGAGCGTCCGGGCATCCACATCGCGCTCTACAACCTCTCGGCCCGGGAGCAGTTCGAGGGCCTGCGCCAGCGCAGCCTGGATATCGCCCTGGTGTGCGAACCGCCGGCGGAGGACGACCCGGATCTGCTCGCCGCTCCCGTATTCGACGACCCACTGCACCTCGCCTTGCCGCTGGATCACCCGCTTGCGGATAAGCCGGTGATCCTGCCAGCCGACCTGCACGAGCAGGACTGGATCATGGTGGAAGGCCAGTTGCAGCCGAATGGCCGCGAGCGTTTCCTGGCCAGTTGCGTGGCCGCCGGTTTCACCCCGCAGATCCGCCTGGAAGCCGCCGAGCCGCTGAGTGCCATCGGCCTGGTTTCGGCGGGCCTTGGGCTGGCGCTGATCCAGCAGAGCATCGGTGGCGAGCGCAACCCCAACGTGGTGCTGCGCGAACTGCCCTGGCTGGGCCAGAGCACTGGCCTGTGGGCCGCCTGGCACCGCGTCGACCTGCGGCCGATAGTGGGCGACTTCCGTGAAATGGTGCTGGCGGGCGCCAAGGTCTGA